From Rhea pennata isolate bPtePen1 chromosome 20, bPtePen1.pri, whole genome shotgun sequence:
TTTAAGGTCCTCTTTGCATTTCCACTTGGTTATTTCCTCTTCAGTTACTTCTTCCCGTGCCACGCTGCTCAATTCATATGCATCGATTTGATGCAATTTGGGCAACAAGTCTTTGACCCATTCATAGCGAATTGGACACACTGTCCGGACATAGATTTTGGATGTCACTGCGACATCATGGAAGATGATCCACTCAAGATGAGTCTCCTGGTtgtacaactgaaaaaaaataagagtacTTCAGAACtgattgaaaataatttctgttacTAGACTACCATCAACTAGAGTATCCCAATGCTTCAGATGTAAGTGAGGTATACCCTGAATTTTCAGACAGGGAAAATGAGGCATAATGACTTGCTTAAAATTGCACAGGAAATcagaagagagacagagagagagttCAATCTATGCTGTACCTCTTTTGTAAGCCAAACATCATATTTGAAGAGGTAAGGCTCTTCCCCATGTTCAAAGAACCCTGTACTCTAGTGACAGTGCACCAGTGTTTCTCCTGGCCATAAGTTAATACAAATCAAACAGAAGATGAAGAGTTTACAGTGATCTACctcttatttcttttgtagATCCTTTGCTACTTTATTAATAGAACTCAGTAACTTACCGTAGATGAAGGATGGATATAGACCATGCTGCCATGTCCGTCCATTGTGCAGAATGTCCTGCCTGCAGATCTAagaaatttgtgattttttttatttttatatacactGAAACATACTTTGCTGTGATTAGACAGCAACACAAACTAAGCAAATCATCATCAGCAGAGTAGACAATGCTCAAACATATAAGTAAGGCAAGATCATtccagaaataaatgtaaaaaacagATGAGGAATAAAATATATCCTTCTAATTTACAACAGTAGCCCTGTAGGTCTAACTACGCAATGATCCAAAGTGTTtgggatttttgtctttttggtaCCCATGATCACTCGACACCTTCAGTGCACTTTAGTATCTGTAACCGCTTATCAGCTTGCAAGTTAATTTCACAGATGGACAAGTTGCTTACATCATTGgcattttagtttttctaagAACATAGTGAGAGTCAAAGGCAGAGAGGCCACCAGGCTTCCAACCAATGTACAAAGGCCGCCTTTACCTGCAGTAGCTACTTTCAGCAATAGTGCCGTCTAGCTATTCTGTTTCAATAtgtagctaaaaaaaaaaaaaaatcaggttctGCAAACTCCCTTACCTCCTCGCTACATTGATAAAATACCCTGCACACAAACATCTTCTTAGTATTTCAGTTCTGGAGccttcaaatttttctttaggGAAGTCTGGCAACTACataaaaaggaggggaaaaaaaggaaaaaaattagagtCTTTGTTAAAGAAACACTCTCTCCATCCCAGACATTTTAAGCTTTGTGTTTTACACCTCACAGAAGAcatgagaaaaggaagaaaaccctTCTTTCTGCTTGTTACCACCACTATACCTTTATTACTTACACAAGCTACAGCAAGGATGCTGTAATAAAAATCTAAGTGGATGAGTTTCTACTAGAGAAAGGCAACAGCTATCTGGAAAAGGCTCAGTATTCCAGCAGATGTCTTACATACAAGCTTACATAActcaattacattttaaaagcatacttTTCACCTGTTTCAGTTTACTGATTATTTCCCGAAGTTGTGTTTCCACactaaaagcagattttaaagctCTCCAATGGATCCAGTGTTTCTGGCACCAAACTGAAGGAGACTTGCTGAGAACAGAAATACTGGTATTATAAAGAAGCTCTTTGTAAGCTGAAGGCAGAAAGTTGCCTCTATTATTTGTTACGATGGTACAAAGAAGGCAACCTACACGGCCAGATACTTTGTTAGTTACATAATAGGTGCCTTGATAGGAATTCTGTATCACACTAAGGAAGATATCTGCAGCTAGGTATGAGTACATGTACACATGTATATGTTACACGGTTAAACCACCAAGCTGCAAGTCATGAGCAACGTAAACCACTTACTTCAGGGAATCATTTTATACCTTGATTTGCactgttcaaaaatatttaagagggTTGCAAAGTCATTACATCCTCCCACTTGCGAAGAAAGTTCCTGGTGCCGAagttctgcttccttctgtttctgagGCTCACCTGAGGAAATAAGTTATAGTTCACTTTGTTAAAGTCCTTCTTATTTATCACtcttacttcattttctgttagCATCTCTTCACAGCGCATTTGGTATCTTAGCTCTttattcatgttatttttagattaatttctcctccacagctgcattACACAGTGCATTTAcacttttccctcccccttctaTTGCTGCCAGACAAGAATATATAGATGCTATTAAATCTGTGATTAATCTCAGTCAGCACTAGAGATGGAACCGCTAATTCCAGTCTCTTAGAAAGAAAGGTTACTACAAATTGCTCCCTCACAATCAGAGTAGTCTAAAACAACAACatgaaaaagataaaggaaTAGCACCTTTAAACAAATAGTTCTCAGGGATCAAAGTTTTACCTTGAGAGAAAAAACAGGACTGTTGAAATCATCCCATCATAGCACCATTTAATCTGCTGAACTCAGCCTTTGTCCTATCACTCAAGAGCCATAGTAATGgaggcttaaaaaaataataattaaaaaaaactctacaaAAACACATGCAATCTGAGTTTAGTGGGAATTCCCCTTCACCAAACGCTAAGCACATACTACACAAAGCAACATTCCCAATGTGTTATTTCAAGTTCTGAATATTCAAACAATTTCTTCCCCAGAACAACTTATTCTCCTTAGTGGAGGGGGATGTGACTGCAAAGACCAACGTATTGCATTGCTGCACTGCAGATGAAGTCAGAAGTTTGCAAGTATTACTAATAACACCACTGAAGTAAGGAGGTATGTTCATATACATATTGCACACAAGTGTCTTCAGGATGGGAGTCTCTGTGTTTGTATCCTAATATATGGGATTGTCCTAACATATGTGATGCTGCTGCAAAGTAACGTGCATGGGTGCAGTAGCTAGCTGAAGAGAGAGCGTGGGCATATTGCCAGATGGAGGATGGGAAAGCAAAAGCACATCTGTGGGAACGAGAAAGACCTCAGAGCAGAATTCAGGCTTTCAGTACTGACTATCAGCAGCGTCTTTAGCTGTTAAACTAACAGATAGAGTTAATAGACTACAGAGTTAACTGGACAAGAGCCAATGAGTGACCAGAAAGGACAAAGTTCTCCCACATGATTTTGCTGCATACAGTCTTTTCTCAGTTTAAGGGGGTGGGGGTGACTGAAGAGGAGGCGAACGTAAGAGACTGAGCTTGCCCCTAGTGAAAGACGCTTGCTTGAAACAACACAGAATTACATTTTCCATTCAGtcagaaaaacattgcaaaCAGAGGCAGTGGCAGGTTGAGTTTCTCACAGTAACCAGACAGCTTTGCCTATTTAGTTAAAAAGAGTCACTGAACATAGAAACCATTCCAGAGGCAACCAGATTCCTTAGAATCAAATCTAATCAGCCCTTGTTATCTGTACATGGACCAAAAGCAAATGCCAACAGCAAGACATCTGCTGTGGTGAGTTCTGGGTTTcatatttcccccccccccccttaacaGTTTTTACCCTTATGACCTCTCAGCAATCCAATAGTCCACCCATGTGCAGCTTTGCAGCTCACAGCCTTGGGCCAGATACAACTCAATTCAGTACCATTTTGAAGTCTTTGAAATAGCTGCTGTCCAATGTTAGCGCTCAACATGTCCCTCTCTTCAAGAGCACAGAAAGCTGTAAGAGCGCATGGGAAAAGTGCCACCGTACACTTGTCCTAGCCTTATGTTCTTCCTGCATATGCACTATGAGGTATTCTGGGGGACAAGGCATTGCGCTTGGGGAAACTTTATTCATGCTGCAATATACTGCATAAGGCATTATTTCAAGGCAAACACTCAGGTCTCCCACCAGCACTGGGCCCAAATGTAGACGCTAGTGCACTCCCCAACaagggttatttttctctcaggTAAAGACTTGTAATACTGctattcaaaatacagaatcaGTTACCACTTTATAACCTTGAGATACATTGATAAGACACTATGACCTCATCAAATATTAGTATAGAAAAATTTGAGATCACTgaggaaaacacacacacacacacacgcacacaaaagCTGCAGGAAGGATCCCCAGGTGAAGCAATGTGTGCTGCCTAACCACTGCCTGGGATGTCCCAGTCCAAAGTGAATTTCCCACCTGTCCAAGACTGCTTTGAGGTAAGAGACTTCCTACCTGGACGAATGAAGACATTTTCCACAGACAACATGGCTGCTATGGGAAGTAGCAGATTTTCACAGTCAAGAGAAGCAGCTTTTATGACGGCACAGGTCAGGTTAGGAGGGAGGGGAAATTGCACCAGAAATTCACCAAGTCTTGTCACGTGGCCTCTCCTTACCCCAGGAAAAAGATCCAAATATGATTCAAcaaaactacatttaaaatataaatcataaCTTGCAAACACAAAGTCAGCTATCGTATATGGAtagaaggaaagaagcaatCCCCTCTGCGCTGTGCCAACACGCAGTTTGCGTAAGCACCCAGAAAGGCACCTGAAGCATGAAGCAAAAAAGTCCTTCCTCCAATTTGCTTATGCTGGCTTCACAGTAATGCCAGGTAGTGTATTAAGTATGTCAGATGCTTAAGATTAAGAGGGTTTTTGGCAAGAAGAATTTCTAGAAGTTTAGGACAAGATCTCTCTTCCTGTCTTGACTTGTTGGATGGGCCTCACAGCCAGTGTCTAAGCACTTTTGCCACAATGGCCCTGGGATCGGCTACCGAGAACTACAGCACAGAGCATTGAGGTAATCTGTCCAAGGTCACTCAGGAACACTAGGGCATGTGCAGAAATTAACCTGTATCTATCAAGGCCTAAGTCATGCTCTAACCCTAACTTCAGGGTATATTTAAAAGCCAGTAGTTAACTTCCCGGTCAAATTAAGAAACACATTTTACTGCTGGGGGAGTCCTTTAGTCCAAATGAACAACTCATTAACACCAATTCAGTTGGACCATTATACTCAAAGGGATGTAGTCACtacaagaatttattttttacctgTCAATAGCATCACACTGGTAAAGTTGCTTGAGAGCTTCTAAAATAAGCCTCTCTTCAGGGCAGTCCAAATAGGGAAATCTAttgggggaaaataaaataacagttaAAAAAGTTAATCTCACTGTTCAGACTCACTTTAATTTTGTTAGTTTCCCTATTTATTAAAGTATTCCTATAACCCTTCAGTAATACTTACAGACTAATAGGAGTACATATGTCTTGAGTATATGGGTGTACTACTACATGCACAGCCTTATGGTAAAGAATTATAATGACACATCCCAGCATGGCACGTGCAAAGTGAACTGCGTTTTCTGTCCCTGCATGATCCAAATATTAAACATCATACAGATGAAACATTTTGGATGTTTGAAATATTGATGTTTATAcaacaatatttttaaggaaCCTTATTAACGAAGATCACAGTTGTTTGATTTTGAAGATAAGGAGTTTGTTTTGGCAGAACCTCAAAATTAACTTGAGCTCAAGATTCGACCCGGCTTTAGAGACTTTgagaagaacagcagaaaagctgaCAAGCTGACTGTACGGAACTGTCATAGTTGGCCAAGGACCTAATCCTACCTCCCGCCAGCAGGCTGCTGTGCCtgtgctgccttgctgctgaGGCTCAGGAGAAAAATGATAATCCCCCCACCACAGAGGTTACCTGATGACATCATGCACAGCAAGGCACTTCAAGGTCAGGATCACAGATGTCAGACTGGTTCTCTTGATCTCTGGGACAGTGTGATCAGGCATACATTGCTCCCAGAATTCTTTGCTGTATAGCCGATAGCTTTTTCCAGATGATGtcctgccagctctgccagctcGTTGCGTTGCTTCACTCCTGCCGAAAAGAAAATGGGGGGTTTACAAACCCCCCATTGATGGTTAACAAACAAACCTCCTTGATCCATTATTTTATTCAAACAAGCACACTGCAATTATGATAAATAATAGCAATTTTTGTGCTTGTACAGAAGATATCATGTAGCAGCTAAGAAATCCAGCTATATAAGAACTAACAGAATGAAAGAGTATTTTTGTGCAAGGGAAGATTTTTGAAGCTTCTCTCAGTCAGGCTGTTGTActcagcaaacagaaaatgacatGCAAGTTACTGCTCAGACTAcagataatacattttaattcctTCTTAATGCTCATAATTTCTTATAAGAAATTATACCTCCCCAAATACTTTTTAtgtagcagaaaagaaaatggctaAGTTTACAGAGCCTCAAAGGTCCATTCTCTCCccaaccttctttttttttttttttttttctttcaaaagaggACTGATACAGAGTCCTGTCAGATCAGCTCCCagaaacaagaagcaaaagACCTTTTTCAAACTTACTTTGAAATGGGAACCACTTCCAGGATGTCCAAGCCAACTCGGGGGTTATGATTCAACTGCTTCACAAATCCACTATCTACCACGTACCTGAAAAAGATGTAAACTCTATCAGAAAGGAGAATAAAGGCTCAAATAGCAGAGTAGCAACTGGCACGTGCATATGATCAGAGCAAGGAGAACATGCTTTCCATAGAATCACTGCAAGCAGGCAGTTGTACTTTGCTGGCCAGCTGCAGCCTTGTAATAATTCAGTTTACAGGATGTTGTGCATAACATttcctacacaaaaagaaattacagtgATTTAATTGAGCTGGGATACAGGGCTTTAATTCGAAATTAGACTCCATGAGTAAGACTATGTAACAATATCTAGGCCTTTTATTCCCTACGCATATAAAAAGAAGGCAGCAGATAATTTATTGGGCAGGTATATTAGCAGTCAGATGAGTTTTTCCAAATTTAGTAGAACTTTCTGAACTTTCTCTGTTACAATTTTTAATAGGGATAGGAAATACCTGACTCCTTCAATCGTCAGAGATGTTGCAGCAATGTTTGTTGATACCACACACTTTCTAATGCCTGTAGGAGCTGgcagaaatattcttttctgttgaTCTGAAATGACAGACAGGCTGTTCAACAACAGTTCGCTACGTTAAAATGCTCTAATGTCAAACCACATCTCTAACACTTGGCAAGCTTACTTAAACGCATAGTGAAATTAGTGtgaatgtaattaaaaaaagaatcacagaacctttaaaagcattttctttcttagagaTCAGCTATTACTTCAATGTATGTTAGGAATCACAGAATGTCCTTTTTATTGTTTCCCCCTTTCAAGGAAGATCTGAGGTCAAGAAAGGCCAATCCTCCTGGAGGTTTCCTAAATACAGAgctaggaaaacaaacaagatgGCTGGTCTTAACAGAATCTTCACAAAGGATTCCAAGGGTTTTAACAATCACAGCAAGTGAAGATTAAACATGGAAAGATTCAAACAAAACCATCATATTTCCAGAAAATCTGGTTTTAACCTGTAGCATATGCAATTTCTATTAATTCATTTGACT
This genomic window contains:
- the DHX40 gene encoding probable ATP-dependent RNA helicase DHX40 isoform X2 — its product is MEGAALPIARYRRALVQAVRDRPFLIVTGETGSGKSTQLPKYLFEAGLAKHGAIGVTQPRRVATLSVARRVAEEMGCSLGSIVGYQVRFDDCTSEDTAIKYMTDGCLLRQILADPLLSKYSIIILDEAHERSLSTDILFGLLKKLFLEKKPPGRKQDMKLVVMSATLEVDKLSEFFGHCSVLHIPGRNYPVKEIFCNLLGPKDTASSAYVTEAIKVTLDIHLNEPRGDILVFLTGQAEIERTCDLLFQKAECIDYRYEVQDCSVEGLLILPLYGSMSTDQQKRIFLPAPTGIRKCVVSTNIAATSLTIEGVRYVVDSGFVKQLNHNPRVGLDILEVVPISKSEATQRAGRAGRTSSGKSYRLYSKEFWEQCMPDHTVPEIKRTSLTSVILTLKCLAVHDVIRFPYLDCPEERLILEALKQLYQCDAIDRRGHVTRLGEFLVQFPLPPNLTCAVIKAASLDCENLLLPIAAMLSVENVFIRPGEPQKQKEAELRHQELSSQVGGCNDFATLLNIFEQCKSSKSPSVWCQKHWIHWRALKSAFSVETQLREIISKLKQLPDFPKEKFEGSRTEILRRCLCAGYFINVARRSAGRTFCTMDGHGSMVYIHPSSTLYNQETHLEWIIFHDVAVTSKIYVRTVCPIRYEWVKDLLPKLHQIDAYELSSVAREEVTEEEITKWKCKEDLKRQFGVTDNSAKKMERRNDDVSILNARARYLERKQQRAQGLSGPLKGMG
- the DHX40 gene encoding probable ATP-dependent RNA helicase DHX40 isoform X1 → MEGAALPIARYRRALVQAVRDRPFLIVTGETGSGKSTQLPKYLFEAGLAKHGAIGVTQPRRVATLSVARRVAEEMGCSLGSIVGYQVRFDDCTSEDTAIKYMTDGCLLRQILADPLLSKYSIIILDEAHERSLSTDILFGLLKKLFLEKKPPGRKQDMKLVVMSATLEVDKLSEFFGHCSVLHIPGRNYPVKEIFCNLLGPKDTASSAYVTEAIKVTLDIHLNEPRGDILVFLTGQAEIERTCDLLFQKAECIDYRYEVQDCSVEGLLILPLYGSMSTDQQKRIFLPAPTGIRKCVVSTNIAATSLTIEGVRYVVDSGFVKQLNHNPRVGLDILEVVPISKSEATQRAGRAGRTSSGKSYRLYSKEFWEQCMPDHTVPEIKRTSLTSVILTLKCLAVHDVIRFPYLDCPEERLILEALKQLYQCDAIDRRGHVTRLGEFLVQFPLPPNLTCAVIKAASLDCENLLLPIAAMLSVENVFIRPGEPQKQKEAELRHQELSSQVGGCNDFATLLNIFEQCKSSKSPSVWCQKHWIHWRALKSAFSVETQLREIISKLKQLPDFPKEKFEGSRTEILRRCLCAGYFINVARRSAGRTFCTMDGHGSMVYIHPSSTLYNQETHLEWIIFHDVAVTSKIYVRTVCPIRYEWVKDLLPKLHQIDAYELSSVAREEVTEEEITKWKCKEDLKRQFEGVTDNSAKKMERRNDDVSILNARARYLERKQQRAQGLSGPLKGMG